In Cuculus canorus isolate bCucCan1 unplaced genomic scaffold, bCucCan1.pri scaffold_131_arrow_ctg1, whole genome shotgun sequence, one genomic interval encodes:
- the TMEM179B gene encoding transmembrane protein 179B, protein MAVSALQLAELGLHGAAFLCGIVCASALTVAQGEFGGFCLLYGTVSWTGTALSPKSFSSVSLCSFVSAVSVVVALYSFSALLYGVYGSCVEEPRGDRAWLSVALLMAFIVLFFLLVAASILRVGMNALCASMVETKALVSCQEAERKPWVSYSPTRFYSNLYSAQASAWVNVFLWCLLTVRLWWRRRRRSEEVPSQLLRSTDAESEGLFGGRPIGP, encoded by the exons ATGGCGGTGTCGGCGCTGCAGCTGGCGGAGCTCGGCCTTCACGGAGCCGCGTTCCTCTGCGGCATCGTCTGCGCTTCCGCCCTCACCGTGGCTCAG GGGGAGTTCGGAGGTTTTTGCCTCCTTTACGGCACCGTGAGTTGGACCGGAACGGCGTTGAGTCCCAAATCCTTCAGCTCCGTCTCGCTCTGCTCTTTCGTCTCCGCCGTCTCCGTCGTCGTCGCCCTTTACAGCTTCTCGGCGCTCCTCTACGGCGTCTACGGCTCTTGCGTCGAGGAACCGCGGGG GGACCGCGCGTGGCTCAGCGTCGCTTTGCTCATGGCCTTCATcgtcctcttcttcctcctcgtCGCCGCCTCCATCCTCCGCGTGGGGATGAACGCTTTGTGCGCCTCCATGGTGGAAACCAAGGCTTTGGTCAG CTGTCAGGAAGCCGAGCGCAAACCTTGGGTTTCCTACAGCCCAACTCGTTTTTACAGCAATCTCTACAGCGCTCAG GCGTCGGCGTGGGTGAATGTGTTCCTGTGGTGCCTCCTGACGGTGCGGCTgtggtggcggcggcggcggcgcagTGAGGAGGTTCCTTCGCAGCTGCTCCGGAGCACCGATGCCGAAAGCGAAGGCCTTTTTGGGGGGCGCCCCATAGGGccctga